The Terriglobus tenax genome contains a region encoding:
- the gatA gene encoding Asp-tRNA(Asn)/Glu-tRNA(Gln) amidotransferase subunit GatA, with protein MNLETLSIDQASAALRSGETTATALAEAHYERIAARDGEINSYLSLAKDRALAQAAKMDALIKAGEQLPPLAGVPLGIKDVLTMVGSPATAGSKILEGYHPPYDCTAVAKLEAAGAVLLGKLNCDEFAMGSSNENSAYGPVRNPRATDRVPGGSSGGSAAAVAAGFCVASLGTDTGGSIRQPAAFCGVTGLLPTWGRVSRYGLIAFASSLDRIGPFTKNVKDAATLLGVMAGADTMDATSSHHPVTDYVAESQKPVAGLKIGVPEEYFGEGLDPEIRAAVEKSIADLKAAGCEIKPVSLPHTRYAIPTYYVIATAEASSNLSRFDGVRFGLRDKNASTLAGMYRESREAGFGPEVKRRILLGTYALSAGYYDAYYKKAQQVRTLLTRDFLKAFGEVDAIVTPMTPTPAFKLGEKADDPVSMYLADVYTVAASLAGICGVSVPCGNTKDGLPIGVQILGKHFGEGTALQVAQAVENAQK; from the coding sequence ATGAATCTCGAGACATTAAGCATTGACCAGGCGAGCGCCGCGCTTCGAAGCGGTGAAACCACGGCCACGGCCCTGGCCGAAGCCCACTATGAGCGCATTGCCGCCAGGGATGGCGAGATCAACAGCTACCTGTCGCTGGCCAAGGATCGGGCGCTGGCGCAGGCCGCGAAGATGGATGCGCTGATCAAGGCCGGAGAACAGCTTCCTCCGCTGGCCGGAGTTCCGCTGGGCATCAAGGATGTGCTGACGATGGTGGGCTCGCCCGCCACGGCCGGATCGAAGATTCTTGAGGGCTACCACCCGCCCTATGACTGCACCGCTGTCGCGAAGCTGGAAGCAGCGGGCGCCGTGCTGCTGGGCAAGCTGAACTGCGATGAGTTTGCCATGGGCAGCTCGAACGAGAACTCGGCCTATGGGCCGGTGCGCAATCCACGCGCGACGGACCGCGTTCCGGGCGGAAGCTCGGGCGGATCGGCCGCGGCGGTGGCTGCGGGATTCTGCGTAGCCTCGCTGGGGACGGACACGGGTGGATCGATCCGCCAGCCTGCAGCCTTTTGCGGCGTGACCGGCCTGCTGCCGACCTGGGGACGTGTCTCCCGCTATGGTTTGATTGCGTTTGCTTCGTCGCTGGACCGCATTGGACCCTTCACCAAGAATGTGAAGGACGCTGCCACCCTGCTGGGCGTGATGGCCGGAGCGGATACGATGGACGCGACCTCATCGCACCATCCGGTGACCGACTACGTGGCCGAAAGCCAGAAGCCGGTTGCGGGGCTGAAGATCGGCGTTCCGGAGGAGTACTTCGGCGAGGGTCTGGATCCGGAGATTCGAGCGGCGGTCGAGAAGTCCATCGCTGATCTGAAGGCCGCCGGTTGCGAGATCAAACCGGTAAGCCTGCCGCACACGCGGTATGCGATTCCGACGTATTACGTCATCGCCACGGCAGAAGCTTCGAGCAATCTGTCGCGGTTTGACGGCGTTCGCTTTGGCCTGCGGGACAAGAACGCAAGCACGCTGGCCGGGATGTACCGCGAGAGCCGCGAGGCTGGTTTCGGTCCCGAGGTGAAGCGCCGCATCCTGCTGGGGACCTATGCGCTTTCCGCCGGATACTACGACGCCTACTACAAGAAGGCTCAGCAGGTACGCACACTGTTGACGCGCGACTTCCTGAAGGCTTTCGGCGAAGTAGATGCCATTGTGACTCCCATGACGCCGACCCCGGCCTTCAAGCTGGGCGAGAAGGCCGATGACCCGGTTTCGATGTACCTGGCCGACGTGTACACCGTCGCCGCATCGCTGGCCGGCATCTGCGGCGTTTCAGTTCCGTGCGGCAATACCAAGGACGGCCTGCCGATCGGTGTGCAGATTCTGGGCAAGCACTTTGGAGAAGGCACGGCGCTGCAGGTGGCGCAGGCGGTTGAAAACGCCCAGAAGTAG
- a CDS encoding DUF4112 domain-containing protein — MAYRTTAPGEVLPPRGMGRSGVFSDENLELLSHVLDDWFRIPGTSIRFGIDGIIGLVPGIGDLLSGLASGVIVVAAWARGVPAAGLMRMMVNIGIDVLVGAIPFLGDAFDIAWKANRKNYALLTRHIAEPRRHTWKDWLFLLGLGCVMMALLAVPVIVAAWLLGWLLGVPMHPFWQR, encoded by the coding sequence ATGGCGTACCGCACAACAGCTCCGGGAGAGGTACTTCCACCGCGCGGCATGGGCCGCTCGGGCGTGTTCTCTGACGAGAACCTGGAGCTGCTGTCGCATGTGCTGGATGACTGGTTCCGCATTCCCGGTACCTCGATCCGGTTCGGTATTGACGGCATCATCGGGCTGGTTCCCGGCATTGGCGACCTGCTGAGCGGGCTGGCGAGCGGCGTGATTGTCGTAGCCGCCTGGGCACGCGGCGTACCCGCTGCAGGCCTGATGCGCATGATGGTGAACATCGGCATCGATGTGCTGGTTGGCGCGATTCCGTTCCTGGGCGACGCGTTCGACATTGCTTGGAAAGCCAACCGGAAGAACTACGCCCTGCTGACGCGGCACATTGCCGAACCCCGACGGCATACCTGGAAGGACTGGCTGTTTCTGCTGGGGTTGGGCTGCGTCATGATGGCTCTGCTGGCCGTGCCGGTGATCGTCGCTGCCTGGCTGTTGGGATGGCTTCTCGGGGTGCCGATGCACCCGTTCTGGCAACGGTAG
- the bamD gene encoding outer membrane protein assembly factor BamD, whose protein sequence is MNRFVLSSRFAPLTAAMAAALLAGSLSLHAQDAGSSQPAAASNGAQSESATFSTGKKTKKRKGDEETESKKDQKVQQSKDTRAAQKKRLKQNPLADIDNDLPDKQLYDKAIVAMNKGHFDVARLDLQTMLNTYPDSQYQMRAKLAVADSWYKEGGSAALAQAEAEYKDFITFFPNVPEAAEAQMRVGDIYFRQMDKPDRDYTKAVHAQEEYRNMVQQFPQSTLVPQAKQRLREVQEVLATREAEVASYYASHENWAAAIARYQTVADTYPLYSGMDQVLIGIGDGYAAQGRFVHASKMPEGPKATLEQEFDDRAMAAYTKVVTEHAASPHVEDARDRIDALNRPQPQATQEQEQISQALEGSRSQYKLMDIAKIMVMRRPDVVQTATIGEPTMADPRPTLAPEVASFVENAYKEALSPGSVAASPKPARAVETPAAGSETPAAATSAQPGAPATPLGFNNIDSADNAGSGNSGATDLSVPAGSRAGQGSTGTGVGLEIVQPKPGEKQPTYGLKAVGNENNQPLPAAEKPAEAEDTVNDVAGQKTPAAQAATPNGKKAPKPSLDKSEESSSKTKKKKGLGKINPF, encoded by the coding sequence ATGAACCGTTTTGTCCTTTCCAGTCGTTTTGCGCCGCTTACCGCCGCCATGGCAGCTGCCCTGCTGGCTGGTTCGCTTAGTCTGCATGCGCAGGATGCCGGATCGTCGCAGCCCGCCGCCGCTTCCAACGGCGCCCAGAGCGAGAGCGCGACCTTCTCGACGGGCAAGAAGACCAAGAAGCGCAAGGGTGACGAAGAGACCGAGTCCAAGAAGGACCAGAAGGTCCAGCAGTCCAAAGACACGCGGGCTGCGCAAAAGAAGCGCCTGAAGCAGAATCCACTGGCGGACATTGATAACGATCTGCCGGACAAGCAGCTGTATGACAAGGCAATCGTGGCCATGAACAAAGGCCACTTTGATGTAGCCCGCCTTGATCTGCAGACCATGCTGAACACCTATCCGGACTCGCAGTACCAGATGCGCGCCAAGCTGGCCGTCGCCGATAGCTGGTACAAGGAAGGCGGATCGGCTGCCCTGGCTCAGGCCGAGGCCGAGTACAAGGACTTCATCACCTTCTTCCCCAATGTGCCGGAGGCCGCCGAGGCCCAGATGCGCGTCGGCGATATCTACTTCCGCCAGATGGACAAGCCGGACCGTGATTACACCAAGGCTGTCCACGCGCAGGAAGAGTACCGGAACATGGTCCAGCAGTTCCCGCAGTCAACGCTGGTGCCGCAGGCCAAGCAGCGCCTGCGCGAGGTACAGGAGGTTCTGGCGACACGCGAAGCCGAGGTCGCCTCCTACTACGCTTCGCACGAGAATTGGGCTGCCGCGATTGCCCGCTACCAGACGGTGGCCGATACCTATCCACTGTACAGCGGCATGGACCAGGTGCTGATTGGCATTGGCGACGGCTATGCAGCCCAGGGACGTTTCGTGCATGCCTCCAAGATGCCCGAGGGACCGAAGGCGACGCTGGAACAGGAGTTTGATGACCGCGCCATGGCCGCCTACACCAAGGTGGTGACCGAGCACGCCGCATCGCCCCACGTGGAAGATGCCCGCGACCGCATTGACGCGCTGAACCGTCCGCAGCCGCAGGCCACGCAGGAACAGGAACAGATCAGCCAGGCGCTGGAAGGCAGCCGCTCGCAGTACAAGCTGATGGATATCGCCAAGATCATGGTGATGCGCCGCCCGGACGTGGTGCAGACCGCCACGATCGGGGAGCCCACCATGGCTGACCCGCGCCCGACGCTTGCGCCGGAAGTAGCCAGCTTTGTGGAGAATGCCTACAAGGAAGCCCTGAGCCCGGGCAGCGTAGCCGCTTCGCCGAAGCCGGCACGCGCCGTGGAAACACCCGCAGCCGGTTCTGAGACGCCTGCCGCTGCCACATCGGCACAGCCGGGTGCACCGGCCACACCGCTTGGCTTCAACAATATCGATTCGGCTGACAATGCCGGCTCCGGGAACTCCGGCGCTACCGACCTGTCGGTGCCGGCGGGTTCGAGGGCGGGACAGGGAAGCACCGGAACGGGTGTTGGCCTGGAGATTGTGCAGCCGAAGCCCGGCGAGAAGCAGCCCACCTATGGCCTGAAGGCCGTAGGCAACGAGAACAATCAGCCACTGCCGGCAGCAGAGAAGCCCGCCGAAGCCGAGGACACCGTCAACGACGTGGCCGGGCAAAAGACACCGGCAGCCCAGGCAGCCACGCCAAACGGCAAGAAGGCTCCCAAGCCGTCTCTCGACAAGAGCGAGGAGAGCTCGTCCAAGACCAAGAAGAAGAAGGGTCTGGGCAAGATCAACCCCTTCTAA
- a CDS encoding acyltransferase family protein: protein MTDQTTMPPMTESSMDKPVLSRLASLDVLRGLTIALMILVNTSGDGKHTYALLEHAAWNGLTIADVVFPCFLFMVGISVAISLTGRLKRGVTHGAILLQAARRSAVLFVLGLAVNSFPFFDLHTLRIFGVLQRIAICSFIATVLFLRARPRTIFVLTAGILVGYWALLRWTPVPGVGVAFMDTHNNLPAWVDRHLLPVNHLYSAGYYDPEGLLSTFPSIATSLLGLLAGMWIVRHGRSYLTAKRLGAAGATCLLAGLLWSLWFPLNKRLWTSSFVLLNAGLDMLMLGLLLWQIDLRGKAKRLLYPALVFGTNPLAAYIFSEFLAAGLSSFHVPGSRLNLQQWIYQPLAAHISNPYMASLVYAVLFVGVCFVPVAVLYRRKIYLRL from the coding sequence ATGACAGACCAGACCACCATGCCACCTATGACTGAATCTTCTATGGACAAGCCTGTGCTTTCGCGGCTGGCATCACTGGATGTTTTGCGCGGATTGACGATTGCGCTGATGATCCTGGTGAATACCAGCGGAGATGGGAAGCACACCTATGCCCTGCTGGAGCATGCAGCGTGGAATGGGCTGACGATCGCCGATGTCGTGTTTCCCTGCTTCCTGTTCATGGTGGGCATCTCGGTGGCCATCTCCCTGACGGGACGGCTGAAGCGAGGCGTGACGCATGGTGCCATCCTGCTGCAGGCGGCGCGGCGGTCGGCGGTGCTGTTTGTGCTGGGACTGGCGGTGAACTCATTTCCGTTTTTTGATCTGCATACGCTGCGCATCTTTGGCGTGCTGCAGCGGATTGCCATCTGCTCATTTATAGCGACGGTGCTGTTCCTGCGGGCGAGGCCGAGGACGATCTTTGTGCTGACGGCCGGCATCCTGGTGGGCTACTGGGCGCTGCTGAGATGGACTCCGGTGCCGGGAGTGGGTGTTGCGTTCATGGATACGCACAACAACCTGCCCGCATGGGTGGACCGTCACCTGCTGCCGGTGAACCATCTCTATTCGGCGGGTTATTACGATCCGGAGGGATTACTGAGTACCTTCCCCTCCATTGCAACTTCGCTGCTGGGCTTGCTGGCGGGGATGTGGATTGTGCGTCATGGACGGTCGTACCTGACGGCGAAACGCCTGGGAGCCGCCGGAGCGACGTGCCTGCTGGCCGGGCTGCTGTGGAGCCTATGGTTCCCGTTGAACAAGCGCCTGTGGACCAGCTCGTTTGTGCTGCTGAACGCTGGGCTGGACATGCTGATGCTGGGTCTGCTGCTGTGGCAGATTGATCTGCGGGGCAAGGCGAAGCGGCTTCTTTACCCGGCGCTGGTTTTTGGCACCAATCCCCTGGCGGCGTATATCTTTTCCGAGTTCCTGGCGGCGGGGCTGAGCAGCTTTCATGTGCCCGGCAGCAGGCTGAACCTGCAGCAGTGGATTTACCAGCCGCTGGCGGCGCACATCTCCAACCCATATATGGCGTCGCTGGTGTACGCGGTGCTGTTTGTGGGCGTGTGCTTTGTGCCGGTGGCGGTGCTGTACCGCAGGAAGATTTACCTGCGGCTATAA
- a CDS encoding outer membrane lipoprotein-sorting protein — translation MKRILPALVLLCASAAFAQESGFGPLDTTAPAGITPDEIIQKMGAKESEFAKVRQDYGFRRSVKIQTLSDTNKVDGEYQMVVEVTFSDDGRQLQNVVFAPQNTLERIIMSPSDVQDIENKLPFVLTAEDLPKYTIKYLGKQKIDELDTYVLDAAPKTIEKNQRYFQGKVYVDQQDFQIVLVNGKTVPDDLRRGHEDLHIPYTTYYEQIDGKYWFPTYTKGEGILHFSAQDGSIGGDVHVRSYVRYTNYKRFRSTIRLLYGGEDVTGNSDKRQDEKDKQQQTTPPASKPK, via the coding sequence ATGAAACGCATTCTCCCAGCTCTCGTTCTGCTTTGCGCCTCGGCTGCCTTTGCGCAGGAATCCGGCTTCGGCCCGCTTGATACGACCGCGCCCGCCGGAATTACGCCGGACGAAATTATCCAGAAGATGGGCGCGAAAGAGAGCGAGTTCGCCAAGGTGCGGCAGGACTATGGATTTCGCCGGTCGGTGAAGATCCAGACGCTGAGCGACACCAACAAGGTGGATGGCGAATACCAGATGGTGGTGGAAGTCACCTTCTCCGACGATGGCCGCCAACTGCAGAATGTAGTATTTGCGCCGCAGAACACGCTGGAGCGCATCATTATGTCGCCCTCTGACGTGCAGGACATTGAGAATAAGCTGCCGTTTGTGCTGACGGCCGAGGACCTGCCAAAGTACACCATCAAATACCTGGGCAAACAAAAGATCGACGAGCTGGACACTTACGTTCTGGACGCTGCTCCGAAGACGATTGAGAAGAACCAGCGCTACTTCCAGGGCAAGGTATATGTGGACCAGCAGGACTTCCAAATTGTGCTGGTGAACGGCAAGACGGTGCCCGATGACCTGCGCCGCGGGCATGAGGACCTGCATATTCCCTACACCACGTACTACGAGCAGATTGACGGCAAGTACTGGTTCCCGACGTATACGAAGGGCGAGGGAATTCTGCACTTCTCCGCGCAGGATGGGTCCATTGGCGGCGATGTGCATGTCCGGTCATACGTGCGCTATACGAACTACAAGCGCTTCCGGTCGACGATTCGCCTGTTGTACGGTGGCGAGGATGTGACCGGCAACTCGGACAAGCGGCAGGACGAAAAGGACAAGCAGCAGCAGACAACCCCGCCGGCATCTAAGCCGAAGTAA
- a CDS encoding DMT family transporter, with protein sequence MSQDQNTSTPHDSRRLHWAGVVCGLCAGVWLGAAEAPTKLVNAGLSPFAVSLCMVSGVFAARWTLPTLLKGTSQVAGDLMRKKYLIIWALLAGMMWAVANTLTVFAIRDVGLTIAFPLWNTNSLIGLLWGRLLFGELKKASPANIARVVIGTVAIVAAATLLGFSTMHGGSSPSPHAVQGILAALGASLLWGTMYIPYRKAYISGMNPLSFVTAFTFGELGTVFALVWFLDGGAKAPIFHTVGLEHLLFWLFLGGFVWVIGDIFQQFATKYLGIGRGIPLSNTNQLWGLAWGALVFGELANASATQRIMVIAGSLIMIGGAIAISTAVATQREHNSMQDMLQRECDRYNLDIREVVRDYSRPEFDSSGKRSIGDYAIVATATAVFLYLGLKARVPQIAFSSQWVVVLVVVMLASVGAGIFALRKLSNS encoded by the coding sequence ATGAGCCAAGACCAGAACACTTCCACCCCGCACGATAGCCGCCGCCTGCACTGGGCCGGAGTCGTCTGCGGCCTTTGCGCCGGCGTATGGCTTGGCGCGGCCGAGGCTCCCACCAAGCTCGTCAACGCAGGCCTCTCGCCCTTCGCCGTCTCGCTCTGCATGGTCAGCGGCGTCTTCGCCGCTCGCTGGACTCTGCCCACGCTGCTCAAAGGTACCAGCCAGGTCGCCGGTGACCTCATGCGGAAGAAGTACCTCATCATCTGGGCCCTGCTGGCAGGCATGATGTGGGCTGTTGCCAACACGCTTACCGTCTTTGCTATCCGCGACGTCGGCCTCACCATCGCCTTTCCGCTGTGGAACACCAACTCGCTGATCGGCCTGCTGTGGGGACGTCTGCTCTTCGGCGAGCTGAAGAAGGCCAGCCCCGCCAACATTGCGCGCGTGGTCATCGGGACGGTGGCCATTGTGGCTGCGGCTACGCTGCTTGGCTTCAGCACCATGCACGGCGGCTCCAGCCCATCGCCGCACGCAGTGCAGGGTATTCTTGCGGCGCTTGGCGCCAGCCTGCTGTGGGGAACCATGTACATCCCCTATCGCAAGGCGTACATCAGCGGTATGAATCCGCTCTCCTTCGTCACAGCGTTTACCTTCGGCGAACTCGGCACCGTCTTCGCCCTGGTCTGGTTCCTGGACGGCGGCGCAAAGGCGCCCATCTTCCACACTGTGGGTCTGGAGCATCTGCTCTTCTGGCTCTTCCTCGGCGGCTTCGTCTGGGTCATCGGAGACATCTTCCAGCAGTTCGCCACCAAGTATCTCGGCATCGGTCGCGGCATCCCGCTCTCCAACACCAACCAGCTCTGGGGACTCGCCTGGGGAGCCCTGGTCTTCGGAGAGCTGGCAAACGCCTCCGCCACGCAGCGCATCATGGTCATCGCCGGCTCGCTCATCATGATCGGCGGAGCCATCGCCATCAGCACCGCCGTGGCCACGCAACGCGAGCACAACTCCATGCAGGACATGCTGCAGCGCGAGTGCGACCGCTACAACCTCGACATCCGCGAGGTCGTGCGCGACTATTCCCGGCCCGAGTTTGATTCCAGCGGCAAGCGTTCCATCGGCGACTACGCTATCGTCGCCACGGCAACGGCTGTCTTCCTCTACCTGGGTTTGAAGGCCAGGGTGCCGCAGATCGCGTTTAGCTCGCAGTGGGTGGTGGTGCTGGTCGTCGTCATGCTGGCTTCCGTCGGCGCAGGTATCTTCGCACTTCGCAAGCTATCGAATTCGTAG
- a CDS encoding glycoside hydrolase family 6 protein, which produces MNPFHNTTLFIDPSSRIGRFCVANASYSGIARLRAIAARPQAFWLDGRQLNPAQYIAATLQAAADQLVVFVVYHRPGRDNGQYSAGGSTDPVTYSQYIDGIVQATGYARPVFIVEPDGIAESSGYTPQQRARRNGCLAYAVERLATCGTVYLDMGHPGWLDAETMLGLLADIPATAHRGFSINVSSFNDDASCRSFARRLYQATGKPSVIDTSRNGNGYVPGDWCNPPGRKLGRQPLSYSEGAIDANLWIKRPSESDGTCNGGPPAGELWPEYAARL; this is translated from the coding sequence ATGAATCCGTTTCATAACACGACACTCTTTATTGATCCTTCCTCCCGAATCGGGCGCTTCTGCGTTGCGAATGCCAGCTATTCCGGGATTGCGCGGCTTCGTGCCATTGCCGCCCGTCCCCAGGCTTTTTGGTTGGACGGACGTCAGCTTAACCCGGCGCAGTACATCGCCGCAACCCTTCAGGCTGCAGCAGACCAGCTCGTCGTTTTCGTGGTCTACCACCGTCCGGGCCGGGACAACGGCCAGTATTCCGCCGGTGGCAGTACCGACCCCGTAACGTACAGCCAATACATTGACGGCATCGTGCAGGCCACGGGCTACGCCCGCCCGGTCTTTATTGTCGAACCCGACGGCATCGCTGAAAGCTCCGGCTACACCCCACAGCAGCGCGCCCGTCGCAACGGCTGCCTGGCCTACGCCGTGGAACGGCTCGCCACCTGTGGCACCGTCTACCTGGACATGGGCCATCCCGGCTGGCTGGACGCCGAGACCATGCTCGGTTTGCTGGCCGACATACCCGCCACCGCGCATCGTGGCTTTTCCATCAATGTCTCCAGCTTCAATGACGATGCTTCCTGCCGCTCTTTCGCCCGCCGGCTGTATCAGGCCACGGGCAAACCCTCCGTCATCGACACCTCGCGCAACGGCAACGGCTATGTGCCCGGAGACTGGTGCAATCCTCCCGGCCGCAAACTGGGCCGTCAGCCGCTCAGCTACTCGGAAGGCGCCATCGACGCCAACCTCTGGATCAAACGTCCCAGCGAATCCGATGGCACCTGCAACGGCGGCCCACCCGCCGGAGAGCTCTGGCCGGAGTATGCCGCCCGCTTATAG
- a CDS encoding translocated intimin receptor Tir: MTRMRIVKAILTDAHFLIPAAVLCLGLALLIQLH; the protein is encoded by the coding sequence ATGACCCGCATGCGAATCGTGAAAGCCATATTGACCGATGCTCACTTTTTGATTCCGGCCGCCGTCCTGTGCCTTGGACTCGCCCTGCTGATTCAGCTTCACTAA
- a CDS encoding DUF721 domain-containing protein gives MEQMRDVLRNSLSKSLRTLGAIDRLAAAWPVVAGSAIAAHSEVMVYEEGTVVLYVDDPAWRPQLESMCGKLVGDLKKVAGVPITGLRFEMRPRPGFVPPRYTQK, from the coding sequence ATGGAACAGATGCGCGACGTGCTTCGCAACTCCCTGAGCAAGAGTCTGCGCACGCTTGGGGCGATTGACCGGCTTGCGGCGGCGTGGCCGGTGGTGGCGGGCAGCGCTATTGCCGCGCACAGCGAGGTGATGGTGTACGAAGAAGGCACCGTTGTGCTGTACGTGGACGACCCGGCGTGGCGCCCGCAGCTTGAGTCAATGTGCGGCAAGCTGGTGGGCGATCTGAAGAAAGTGGCCGGTGTGCCGATTACGGGGCTGCGATTCGAGATGCGACCGAGGCCGGGATTTGTGCCTCCTCGCTATACTCAGAAGTGA
- a CDS encoding GGDEF domain-containing protein — protein sequence MTPLIQFDIRTLLVSEAAVCLLFSLVMLLMAKHYPYVGGLRQLSLKFVATTGGISFFLMRSLFPYKLDVLLSNGLYCISNLFAYIGISALLQVRPRLRLPILLAVLSTVALAYYRGAGQTDIRIAIISLVDLLLRAFLMVALLRNLRRGAAVKMLAVFTGLFLLCDAVRMIATFHYGAPTDVFQYNVTQADYIAISLLANCGIGIFSLALAAREVTGAIERRARRDSLTGALNRLGMEEQLAVEMERLRRTQTACCVALMDVDNFKSFNDSGGHALGDKVLQRIAACVHANLRSYDVFGRIGGDEFMLLLPGLAAPDAVAVCRRMVKAIAALPHDSAAGASPTVSLGLTEIELSDSSEAILVRADKALYAAKRLGKNGVEMELAATGTGEAAPPVPPEPMEGSTLSRMAAFLKGFRA from the coding sequence GTGACCCCATTGATTCAGTTCGACATCAGGACACTCCTGGTCAGCGAAGCGGCAGTGTGCCTGCTGTTTTCGCTGGTCATGCTGCTGATGGCGAAGCATTACCCGTATGTTGGAGGGCTGCGGCAGCTTTCTCTCAAGTTTGTGGCGACCACGGGTGGCATCAGCTTTTTTCTGATGCGGAGCCTCTTCCCTTACAAGCTGGATGTGCTGCTTTCGAATGGGCTTTACTGCATCTCGAATTTGTTTGCCTACATTGGCATTTCTGCGTTGCTCCAGGTGCGTCCGCGTCTTCGTCTTCCGATCCTGCTTGCCGTACTGTCGACCGTCGCGCTTGCCTACTACCGCGGTGCAGGCCAGACGGATATCCGGATTGCGATTATCAGCCTGGTCGATCTTCTGCTTCGCGCCTTTCTGATGGTGGCGTTGCTGCGCAACCTGCGGCGCGGCGCAGCCGTCAAGATGCTCGCCGTATTTACCGGGCTGTTCCTGCTGTGCGATGCGGTGCGGATGATTGCCACCTTCCACTACGGAGCCCCGACGGATGTTTTTCAGTACAACGTGACGCAGGCGGACTATATCGCGATCAGCCTGCTGGCGAACTGCGGCATTGGCATCTTCAGCCTTGCGCTTGCTGCGCGGGAGGTAACAGGAGCGATTGAGCGACGGGCACGCCGTGATTCACTGACGGGCGCACTGAATCGCCTGGGCATGGAGGAGCAGCTTGCGGTCGAGATGGAGCGTTTGCGCCGCACGCAGACCGCCTGCTGTGTTGCCTTAATGGATGTCGACAACTTCAAGAGCTTCAATGACAGCGGCGGCCATGCACTGGGGGACAAGGTGCTGCAGCGGATCGCCGCATGTGTCCATGCCAACCTGCGCTCCTACGATGTGTTCGGGAGAATAGGCGGCGACGAATTCATGTTGTTGCTGCCTGGGCTAGCGGCACCTGATGCCGTAGCGGTCTGCCGCCGCATGGTGAAAGCCATTGCGGCACTGCCACACGATTCTGCCGCGGGAGCTTCGCCGACGGTGAGCCTGGGGCTGACCGAGATCGAGCTGTCCGATTCCAGCGAAGCGATTCTGGTCCGGGCGGACAAAGCGCTGTATGCGGCGAAGCGGCTGGGGAAGAACGGTGTCGAAATGGAACTGGCTGCCACTGGTACCGGCGAAGCTGCCCCGCCGGTACCACCAGAGCCGATGGAGGGTTCCACGCTCAGCCGCATGGCGGCCTTTCTGAAGGGCTTCCGCGCTTAA
- a CDS encoding D-glycero-alpha-D-manno-heptose-1,7-bisphosphate 7-phosphatase, with the protein MAQPCLFLDRDGVVNVEIGYLHKISDLEWMPGIASLIRAARSRGMKVAIVTNQAGIARGMYTEEQFHELMDHMRAELRKEQADVDAVYYCCHHPVHGQGQYKLECDCRKPLPGMMLRGERELGVDLSTSIIVGDRCTDLVAGRAAGLEKVFLIRGTEEAGCTEPHTAIDSLAEVERWILERYPEV; encoded by the coding sequence GTGGCTCAACCTTGTTTATTTCTGGACCGTGATGGCGTCGTCAACGTCGAGATTGGCTATCTGCACAAGATTTCTGACCTGGAGTGGATGCCGGGCATTGCCTCGCTGATCCGCGCCGCCCGCTCGCGCGGCATGAAGGTGGCGATTGTGACCAACCAGGCCGGCATTGCCCGCGGAATGTATACCGAGGAGCAGTTTCACGAGCTGATGGATCACATGCGCGCCGAGCTTCGCAAGGAACAGGCGGATGTGGACGCCGTGTACTATTGCTGCCACCATCCGGTGCATGGCCAGGGACAGTACAAACTGGAGTGCGACTGCCGCAAGCCGTTGCCAGGCATGATGTTGCGGGGAGAACGGGAGCTGGGCGTGGATCTTTCCACCAGCATTATCGTGGGCGACCGCTGCACGGACCTGGTAGCCGGACGCGCCGCCGGGCTTGAAAAGGTCTTCCTGATTCGCGGCACGGAAGAGGCCGGATGCACGGAACCGCACACGGCCATTGATTCGCTGGCCGAGGTAGAGCGGTGGATTCTTGAGCGCTACCCGGAGGTTTAG
- the gatC gene encoding Asp-tRNA(Asn)/Glu-tRNA(Gln) amidotransferase subunit GatC: MSETVTLDAVRRVAELAQLELQDDEVARMQKDLNAILGHIDQLNELDTAGVTPMAQVSEILGGQVEASAAALREDVVRPSIDRTAVLREAPEADHRFFKVPKVIER; the protein is encoded by the coding sequence ATGAGTGAGACGGTAACCCTTGACGCGGTACGGCGTGTGGCCGAACTGGCCCAGCTTGAGCTGCAGGACGACGAAGTCGCCCGCATGCAGAAGGACCTGAACGCCATTCTTGGCCATATTGACCAGTTGAATGAGCTGGATACGGCTGGCGTTACGCCGATGGCGCAGGTCAGCGAAATTCTTGGCGGCCAGGTTGAGGCCTCCGCTGCAGCGCTGCGCGAGGACGTGGTGCGCCCCTCCATTGACCGGACCGCGGTGCTGCGGGAAGCCCCTGAGGCCGACCACCGCTTCTTCAAGGTCCCGAAGGTGATTGAACGGTAA